Proteins co-encoded in one Zalophus californianus isolate mZalCal1 chromosome 9, mZalCal1.pri.v2, whole genome shotgun sequence genomic window:
- the LOC113922046 gene encoding voltage-dependent anion-selective channel protein 3 yields the protein MCNTPTYCDLGKAAKDVFNKGYGFGMVKIDLKTKSCSGVEFSTSGHAYTDTGKASGNLETKYKVCNYGLTFTQKWNTDNTLGTEISLENKLAEGLKLTLDTIFVPNTGKKSGKLKASYKRDCFSLGSNVDIDFSGPTIYGWAVLAFEGWLAGYQMSFDTAKSKLSQNNFALGYKAADFQLHTHVNDGTEFGGSIYQKVNEKIETSINLAWTAGSNNTRFGIAAKYKLDCRTSLSAKVNNASLIGLGYTQTLRPGVKLTLSALIDGKNFNAGGHKVGLGFELEA from the coding sequence ATGTGTAACACACCGACTTACTGTGACCTAGGAAAGGCCGCCAAGGATGTCTTCAATAAAGGATATGGATTTGGCATGGTTAAAATAGATCTGAAAACCAAGTCCTGTAGTGGAGTGGAATTTTCTACTTCTGGTCATGCTTACACTGATACAGGGAAAGCGTCAGGCAACCTAGAGACCAAATATAAGGTCTGTAACTATGGACTTACCTTCACCCAGAaatggaacacagacaatacTCTCGGAACAGAAATCTCTTTGGAGAATAAGTTGGCTGAAGGGTTGAAACTGACTCTTGATACCATATTTGTACCGAACACAGGAAAGAAGAGTGGAAAATTGAAGGCCTCTTATAAACGGgattgtttcagtcttggcagtaaTGTTGATATAGATTTTTCTGGACCAACCATCTATGGCTGGGCTGTGTTAGCCTTTGAGGGTTGGCTTGCTGGCTATCAGATGAGTTTTGACACAGCCAAATCCAAACTGTCACAGAATAATTTTGCCCTGGGTTATAAGGCTGCAGACTTCCAGCTGCACACTCATGTGAATGATGGCACTGAATTTGGAGGGTCTATCTACCAGAAGGTTAACGAGAAGATTGAAACGTCAATAAATCTTGCTTGGACGGCTGGCAGTAACAATACCCGTTTTGGCATCGCTGCTAAATACAAGCTGGATTGTAGAACTTCTCTATCTGCTAAAGTAAATAATGCCAGCCTGATTGGACTGGGTTATACTCAGACCCTTCGACCTGGTGTCAAACTGACCCTATCAGCTTTAATCGATGGAAAGAACTTCAATGCAGGAGGTCACAAGGTTGGGTTGGGATTTGAACTAGAAGCTTAA